In Oncorhynchus clarkii lewisi isolate Uvic-CL-2024 chromosome 2, UVic_Ocla_1.0, whole genome shotgun sequence, one DNA window encodes the following:
- the LOC139376725 gene encoding large ribosomal subunit protein uL4B-like isoform X2 → MPAVFKAPIRPDIVNFVHTNMRKNNRQPYAVSKLAGHQTSAESWGTGRAVARIPRVRGGGTHRSGQGAFGNMCRGGRMFAPTKTWRRWHRRINTTQKRYAICSALAASALPALVMSKGHRIEEIPEVPLVVDDKVEGYKKTKEAVLLLKKLKAWNDIKKVYASQRMRAGKGKMRNRRRIQRKGPCIIYNQDQGVTKAFRNIPGITLQNVNKLNLLRLAPGGHVGRFCIWTESAFRKLDQLYGTWRKSASLKVDYNLPMHKMTNTDLSRILKSEEIQKALRAPNKKIRRRVLKKNPLKNLRIMMKLNPYAKTARRQAILLHDPAIKAKMLKPKKKPSKAAPSKAAPSKAAPAKA, encoded by the exons ATGCCTGCCGTGTTCAAGGCTCCCATCCGCCCGGACATTGTCAACTTTGTACACACCAACATGCGCAAGAACAACCGTCAGCCCTATGCTGTCAGCAAACTGGCCG GTCATCAGACAAGCGCGGAGTCCTGGGGTACAGGCCGAGCCGTGGCTCGTATTCCTCGTGTGAGGGGAGGTGGTACCCACCGCTCCGGCCAGGGAGCCTTCGGAAAT ATGTGTCGTGGAGGTCGCATGTTCGCCCCCACCAAGACGTGGCGCCGCTGGCACCGCAGGATCAACACTACTCAGAAGCGTTACGCCATCTGCTCTGCCCTGGCCGCCTCCGCCCTGCCAGCACTCGTCATGTCAAAAG GACACCGCATTGAGGAGATCCCAGAGGTTCCTCTGGTAGTTGATGATAAAGTGGAGGGTTACAAGAAGACTAAAGAGGCCGTGCTGCTGCTGAAGAAACTCAAAGCCTGGAACGACATCAAAAAG GTATACGCATCACAGCGCATGCGAGCTGGCAAAGGTAAGATGAGGAATCGCAGGCGTATCCAGCGCAAAGGACCGTGCATCATCTACAACCAGGACCAAGGTGTCACCAAGGCCTTCAGAAACATACCTG GCATCACCCTACAGAACGTGAACAAGCTGAACCTGCTGAGGCTCGCCCCCGGTGGTCACGTTGGTCGGTTCTGTATCTGGACCGAATCAGCCTTCCGTAAGCTGGATCAGCTCTACGGGACCTGGCGCAAATCTGCCTCTCTCAAGGTGGACTACAA TCTGCCCATGCACAAGATGACCAACACAGATCTGAGCAGGATTCTGAAGAGTGAGGAGATCCAGAAAGCACTTCGTGCACCAAA CAAGAAGATCAGGCGCAGAGTCCTGAAGAAGAACCCCCTGAAGAACCTGAGAATAATGATGAAGCTGAACCCCTACGCCAAGACAGCCAGACGTCAAGCCATCCTGCTGCATGACCCGGCT ATCAAGGCCAAGATGCTGAAGCCTAAGAAGAAGCCGTCCAAGGCGGCCCCGTCCAAGGCGGCCCCGTCCAAGGCGGCCCCAGCCAAGGCATAG
- the LOC139376725 gene encoding large ribosomal subunit protein uL4B-like isoform X1, with translation MACARPLISIYSEKGESSGKNVVMPAVFKAPIRPDIVNFVHTNMRKNNRQPYAVSKLAGHQTSAESWGTGRAVARIPRVRGGGTHRSGQGAFGNMCRGGRMFAPTKTWRRWHRRINTTQKRYAICSALAASALPALVMSKGHRIEEIPEVPLVVDDKVEGYKKTKEAVLLLKKLKAWNDIKKVYASQRMRAGKGKMRNRRRIQRKGPCIIYNQDQGVTKAFRNIPGITLQNVNKLNLLRLAPGGHVGRFCIWTESAFRKLDQLYGTWRKSASLKVDYNLPMHKMTNTDLSRILKSEEIQKALRAPNKKIRRRVLKKNPLKNLRIMMKLNPYAKTARRQAILLHDPAIKAKMLKPKKKPSKAAPSKAAPSKAAPAKA, from the exons ATG GCTTGTGCCCGGCCTTTAATCTCTATCTACTCCGAGAAAGGAGAGAGTTCAGGCAAAAATGTCGTTATGCCTGCCGTGTTCAAGGCTCCCATCCGCCCGGACATTGTCAACTTTGTACACACCAACATGCGCAAGAACAACCGTCAGCCCTATGCTGTCAGCAAACTGGCCG GTCATCAGACAAGCGCGGAGTCCTGGGGTACAGGCCGAGCCGTGGCTCGTATTCCTCGTGTGAGGGGAGGTGGTACCCACCGCTCCGGCCAGGGAGCCTTCGGAAAT ATGTGTCGTGGAGGTCGCATGTTCGCCCCCACCAAGACGTGGCGCCGCTGGCACCGCAGGATCAACACTACTCAGAAGCGTTACGCCATCTGCTCTGCCCTGGCCGCCTCCGCCCTGCCAGCACTCGTCATGTCAAAAG GACACCGCATTGAGGAGATCCCAGAGGTTCCTCTGGTAGTTGATGATAAAGTGGAGGGTTACAAGAAGACTAAAGAGGCCGTGCTGCTGCTGAAGAAACTCAAAGCCTGGAACGACATCAAAAAG GTATACGCATCACAGCGCATGCGAGCTGGCAAAGGTAAGATGAGGAATCGCAGGCGTATCCAGCGCAAAGGACCGTGCATCATCTACAACCAGGACCAAGGTGTCACCAAGGCCTTCAGAAACATACCTG GCATCACCCTACAGAACGTGAACAAGCTGAACCTGCTGAGGCTCGCCCCCGGTGGTCACGTTGGTCGGTTCTGTATCTGGACCGAATCAGCCTTCCGTAAGCTGGATCAGCTCTACGGGACCTGGCGCAAATCTGCCTCTCTCAAGGTGGACTACAA TCTGCCCATGCACAAGATGACCAACACAGATCTGAGCAGGATTCTGAAGAGTGAGGAGATCCAGAAAGCACTTCGTGCACCAAA CAAGAAGATCAGGCGCAGAGTCCTGAAGAAGAACCCCCTGAAGAACCTGAGAATAATGATGAAGCTGAACCCCTACGCCAAGACAGCCAGACGTCAAGCCATCCTGCTGCATGACCCGGCT ATCAAGGCCAAGATGCTGAAGCCTAAGAAGAAGCCGTCCAAGGCGGCCCCGTCCAAGGCGGCCCCGTCCAAGGCGGCCCCAGCCAAGGCATAG
- the LOC139383355 gene encoding snRNA-activating protein complex subunit 5-like: MLSRLQELKKEEETLLKIKVMLQDQLNRLKFEEGALKCIINAQTEEGPSQPASPPEVLNLDDKVVINQTRLLLSGPEDYHMEEEEEEEEEDVDDNELEAVPEEEEEDYY; encoded by the exons ATGTTGAGTCGTCTACAGGAgctgaagaaggaggaggagactcTCCTGAAGATTAAAGTTATGCTGCAGGACCAACTCAACAGACTCAAG TTTGAAGAAGGGGCCCTGAAGTGTATCATCAACGCTCAGACAGAGGAGGGTCCTTCACAACCTGCCAGTCCTCCTGag GTTCTGAACCTGGATGATAAAGTAGTGATCAACCAGACCAGGCTGCTGCTGAGTGGTCCTGAAGACTACcacatggaggaagaggaggaggaggaggaagaggatgtagaTGACAATGAGCTTGAAGCAGtgcctgaggaggaggaggaagattatTATTGA